Proteins encoded in a region of the Antedon mediterranea chromosome 2, ecAntMedi1.1, whole genome shotgun sequence genome:
- the LOC140040906 gene encoding uncharacterized protein produces MGYYRCFNIFVVVLVHITLSTVRSDTSCCFSFLTYPRFDFEVTAYFTTNHIGLEWELSANVTWTPHPDYDGYDIDFVLNSIKKESASECSRRSMSCVSKDEGYNHWREFKQLPEYGSTYRVTLYISEDVDEIRGKYITDIVSSPDCIDETASVEFCRNQTVGYIGKPFNITSDVQRINKTNDVAVSITWRQPIHIHPDIILYRYRIAWNDDAGSSNIMTLTNISYVPGEYITTQLETPLQEGNNYTLTISPVVGFDSDTTSFRGTSNKYMFNTYLPEVQAVTSSPIIEPTLEYVIAVAVGLPLTALLVLTITVALYRNAFKGTNKPDEFFPDGTDSIGCPEYQMLRDNITWEKRVLLGQGYYGEVYKCKVQKDGISYDAAVKLPKQMAKPKEIDDFVDEIKQIIKLGRHENIVLFLGYNIDSTPLMLINEFVKYGDMYHFLRRAATKTEQDPIYKLELINQLDIAKQVSNGMAYMTSKSMFHGDLAARNILIDEGLKVKITDFGLSIDIYGRNYHRLESLELPWRWLAIEALDDGHKVSSKSDVWSFGIVLTEIFRFCDPCPYENIKKSTELIDFLKSEKKNRMDKPRGCPNEMYQIMLRCWSEDPSQRPTFEQLCSEIQEILDSNKMDIPKTNTCDLSKEHFGSHSSLNTTSLSCSREFIRQPGSDENATHSYKENKHSGSHSSANTMSISGGREFIREPGSDESATDSYKTNGLSNQDKIDESAVYYQKPTENVVHAFIVNEIDGEGPDYANIKRIGLSEEAASESGDFLISESHKNEHNNGDCENVNTGFEESTLESTIISP; encoded by the exons ATGG GATATTATAGatgtttcaatatttttgttgttgtactTGTCCATATCACGTTGTCTACTGTGCGATCCGACACTAGctgttgtttttcttttt TAACATATCCGAGATTTGATTTTGAAGTTACGGCATATTTTACTACAAATCACATTGGACTAGAATGGGAACTATCGGCCAATGTAACATGGACACCCCACCCAG ATTACGATGGTTATGATATTGATTTCGTGTTGAATAGCATTAAAAAGGAATCTGCATCTGAATGCAGTAGGAGGAGTATGTCATGTGTTTCAAAAGACGAAGGATAT AATCACTGGCGAGAATTCAAGCAACTTCCTGAGTATGGGTCAACTTATAGAGTTACG cTTTATATTTCGGAAGATGTAGATGAAATACGAGGAAAATATATTACTGATATTGTTAGTTCACCGG ATTGTATTGATGAAACTGCAAGTGTCGAATTTTGTAGGAATCAGA CCGTTGGATACATTGGCAAGCCTTTTAACATAACCTCCGACGTCCAGAGAATTAATAAAACTAATGATGTTGCGGTTTCCATTACTTGGCGGCAACCTATCCATATACATCCAGATATTATATTGTACAGATACAGAATCGCTTGGAATGATGATGCAGGTTCTAGTAATATCATGACATTAACG AATATATCTTATGTACCTGGTGAATACATAACGACACAGCTTGAAACACCTTTACAGGAAGGCAACAATTACACGTTAACC ATTTCACCAGTAGTAGGATTTGATAGTGACACGACTTCATTTAGAGGTACAAGTAACAAGTACATGTTTAACACTTACTTGCCAGAAGTacaag cGGTTACTTCCAGTCCAATTATAGAACCCACATTGGAATACGTCATTGCTGTAGCCGTAGGCCTACCTTTAACTGCCCTGTTGGTTTTGACAATTACTGTGGCATTGTATAGAAATGCATTTAAAG GAACAAACAAACCTGATGAATTTTTTCCAGACGGCACAG ATTCGATTGGTTGCCCGGAGTACCAGATGCTACGCGACAACATAACTTGGGAAAAGCGAGTGTTGCTAGGCCAAGGGTATTATGGTGAAGTATATAAATGTAAGGTACAGAAAGATGGTATTTCCTACGACGCTGCTGTGAAATTGCCAAAAC AAATGGCAAAACCTAAGGAGATCGACGATTTTGTTGATGAAATCAAACAGATTATCAAATTGGGAAGACATGAGAATATTGTTCTGTTTTTGGGTTACAACATAGATTCGACTCCACTAATGTTGATAAATGAATTCGTTAAATATGGTGATATGTACCACTTTCTGCGCAGAGCAGCAACAAAAACAGAACAAGATCCTATATATAAACTTGAGCTGATTAACCAACTTGATATAGCAAAGCAAGTCTCTAACGGCATG GCATATATGACTTCGAAAAGCATGTTTCACGGAGATTTGGCCGCTCGTAATATTTTGATTGATGAAGGATTGAAAGTAAAAATCACAGACTTTGGACTAAGTATTGATATATATGGAAGAAACTACCACAGACTGGAGAGTTTGGAACTACCATGGCGATGGCTTGCCATTGAAGCATTAGATGACGGTCATAAAGTATCTTCAAAAAGCGATGT ATGGTCATTTGGCATTGTTTTGACGGAAATCTTCAGGTTTTGTGATCCATGTCCATACgagaatataaaaaaatcaactGAACTTATTGACTTTttgaaatcagaaaaaaagAATCGGATGGATAAACCACGAGGATGCCCAAATGAAAT GTACCAAATAATGTTGAGATGCTGGAGTGAAGATCCGTCACAAAGACCCACATTTGAACAACTTTGCAGCGAAATTCAAGAGATACTAGACTCTAATAAGATGGATATACCAAAAACAAACACTTGTGACTTAAGcaaa GAACATTTCGGATCGCATTCATCATTGAATACAACGTCCTTGTCGTGTAGCAGGGAATTTATCCGACAACCTGGTAGTGATGAAAACGCAACACATAGttataaagaaaat AAACATTCCGGATCACACTCATCAGCCAATACAATGTCTATTTCTGGTGGAAGAGAATTTATCCGAGAACCAGGTAGTGATGAAAGTGCAACAGATAGTTATAAAACAAATGGATTAAGT AATCAAGACAAAATAGACGAATCTGCTGTATATTATCAAAAACCAACAGAAAACGTTGTCCATGCATTTATTGTTAATGAAATTGACGGAGAAGGACCCGATTACGCGAACATAAAACGTATAGGCCTATCTGAAGAAGCCGCCAGTGAGTCAGGCGATTTTTTGATAAGTGAAAGTCACAAG aaCGAACACAACAACGGAGATTGTGAAAACGTTAACACTGGTTTTGAAGAATCTACACTAGAATCGACTATTATTTCACCATGA
- the LOC140040907 gene encoding peroxisomal membrane protein 11C-like — MESSSKSRYIKLAIQLLENYRGRDKIIRISSYVTMLLSSVGKKGGAMNIKFNVITQQLNLCRTILRLFDDLPMLALTATYGFGKHEKVPGIGLLKGLENLVYSLFFPVEHIAWLAQVKVLQGYHEGKWIVGCIGLWAIALVLSITRNLINLKAMKRQMEDAQRQLKIEGGGGISSLELTPTKSVVELKLSQYNMRLDLLKNCADLCNAINWLPPGFLWSGKIPTPITAITGMLSSYLGLYQCASNMISDKKKV, encoded by the exons ATGGAATCATCAAGTAAATCCCGGTATATAAAACTGGCAATACAGCTTCTTGAAAACTATCGTGGAAGAGACAAAATCATTCGAATTTCAAGTTACGTGACGATGTTACTGTCTTCCGTTGGAAAGAAAGGTGGTGCGATGAACATAAAATTCAATGTGATAACACAACAATTGAATTTATGTCGAACTATCCTCCGACTCTTTGACGATCTTCCAATGCTAGCATTAACTGCAACCTATGGATTTGGAAAGCAT GAAAAAGTTCCAGGCATTGGTTTGCTGAAGGGTTTGGAGAACCTTGTTTATTCCCTGTTTTTCCCCGTAGAACATATCGCCTGGCTAGCCCAGGTTAAAGTCTTACAGGGCTACCATGAAGGAAAGTGGATAGTAGGCTGTATTGGTCTTTGGGCAATTGCTCTTGTTTTGTCCATAACgag GAATCTCATTAATCTGAAGGCCATGAAAAGGCAGATGGAGGATGCACAGAGGCAACTGAAAATAGAAGGAGGAGGCGGAATCTCAAG TTTGGAATTGACACCTACAAAATCAGTTGTAGAATTAAAACTAAGCCAGTATAACATGCGGTTAGATTTGTTAAAGAACTGTGCAGATCTATGCAATGCCATCAATTGGCTTCCTCCAGGATTCCTGTGGTCAGGCAAGATTCCGACACCGATTACTGCCATCACTGGAATGCTGTCATCCTATCTTGGTCTCTATCAGTGTGCATCCAACATGATATCTGACAAAAagaaagtataa